The Streptomyces nitrosporeus genome includes a window with the following:
- a CDS encoding fumarylacetoacetate hydrolase family protein, which translates to MRFVAYEYQHRRRVAVMEEDGTLLPLPGVSSLTTLLQETGGLPGLLAAGAAALDVPAGPHVSRVRLLPPLQPASVRDFVTFEEHVEGVRRSVDGVAGVPGQWYEAPTFYFTNPHAIYGPGQDVPVPPGSSVLDFELEVGAVIGREGGDLTPEQARDHIVGYTVFNDWSARDLQSAEMKVGLGPCKGKDTATTLGPCLVTADELEPYRDADGFLRLALTAEINGETVGKDLLSNMSWTFEEMTAYASRGTRVVPGDVLGSGTCGNGGCLAELWGLRGEQTPRPLRPGDVVSLTVEGIGTLTSTVVPGVEPHPLPAGRRRDRSRP; encoded by the coding sequence GTGCGTTTCGTCGCCTACGAGTACCAGCACCGCCGCCGCGTGGCCGTCATGGAAGAGGACGGCACCCTGCTCCCCCTGCCCGGCGTCTCCTCACTCACCACGCTTCTCCAGGAGACCGGCGGTCTGCCCGGACTGCTCGCCGCGGGGGCGGCGGCCCTCGACGTGCCCGCCGGGCCCCATGTCTCCCGGGTGCGGCTGCTCCCGCCCCTCCAGCCCGCGTCCGTACGCGACTTCGTCACCTTCGAGGAACACGTCGAGGGCGTACGCCGGTCCGTCGACGGTGTCGCGGGGGTCCCCGGCCAGTGGTACGAGGCCCCGACCTTCTACTTCACCAACCCCCACGCGATCTACGGCCCCGGCCAGGACGTGCCCGTGCCGCCCGGCTCGTCCGTCCTGGACTTCGAACTCGAGGTCGGTGCCGTCATCGGCCGCGAGGGCGGCGACCTCACACCGGAGCAGGCCCGCGACCACATCGTCGGCTACACCGTCTTCAACGACTGGTCCGCCCGCGACCTGCAGTCCGCCGAGATGAAGGTCGGCCTCGGCCCCTGCAAGGGCAAGGACACGGCCACCACCCTGGGCCCCTGCCTGGTCACCGCCGACGAACTGGAACCGTACCGGGACGCCGACGGCTTCCTGCGCCTGGCGCTCACCGCCGAGATCAACGGTGAGACGGTCGGGAAGGACCTGCTGTCCAACATGAGCTGGACCTTCGAGGAGATGACCGCCTACGCGTCCCGTGGCACCCGGGTGGTGCCGGGCGACGTGCTCGGGTCGGGCACGTGCGGCAACGGGGGCTGCCTCGCGGAGCTCTGGGGCCTGCGCGGCGAGCAGACCCCTCGCCCGCTGCGGCCGGGTGACGTCGTCAGCCTGACCGTCGAGGGCATCGGCACACTCACCAGCACCGTGGTCCCGGGCGTCGAACCCCACCCGCTGCCGGCCGGCCGGCGCCGCGACCGGTCCCGGCCGTGA
- a CDS encoding SDR family NAD(P)-dependent oxidoreductase — protein sequence MPATAPGRGRAAALRFAAEGALVVAGDPSHEEAVETRRLIAREGGTALVPGPLDPADEASVRGWVEEAADAFGGIDIVHTRAGLRPCASTGRDERSPAGPGAERPGTGRPDEERPGTDRPGSDRPGADRPGADRPDAKRPDAERPGTDRPDPLPMDLLLPVVRPAWPHLVRSRGCVVVDGSAAGPDGPFHHRGTALLRPSGDAVVALTRRLAAEGAPYGIRVNCVGPGVFGTGGSRAGLPVTGRMPTGGRMADSPPHGSMERLPLSRAGEAPEDVAAAAVFLASGEAAHLTGVCLTPDGAWSVLPPDAMP from the coding sequence GTGCCCGCTACCGCCCCGGGCCGGGGCCGCGCGGCGGCCCTGCGCTTCGCCGCCGAGGGCGCGCTGGTCGTGGCCGGTGACCCGTCGCACGAGGAGGCCGTCGAGACCCGGCGGCTCATCGCCCGGGAAGGCGGCACGGCCCTCGTTCCCGGGCCCTTGGACCCCGCCGACGAGGCGTCCGTCCGCGGCTGGGTCGAGGAGGCCGCGGACGCGTTCGGCGGTATCGACATCGTCCACACCCGTGCCGGCCTCCGCCCCTGCGCCTCCACGGGGCGGGACGAGCGGAGCCCGGCCGGGCCTGGTGCGGAGCGGCCGGGCACGGGCCGGCCGGATGAGGAGCGACCGGGTACGGACCGGCCTGGTTCGGACCGACCGGGTGCGGACCGGCCTGGTGCGGACCGACCGGATGCGAAGCGGCCAGATGCGGAGCGACCGGGTACGGACCGGCCTGACCCGCTCCCGATGGACCTGCTCCTGCCGGTTGTTCGCCCCGCCTGGCCGCATCTGGTCCGCAGCCGCGGTTGCGTGGTCGTCGACGGTTCGGCCGCCGGTCCGGACGGCCCCTTCCACCACCGGGGCACCGCGCTCCTTCGGCCCTCCGGTGATGCGGTGGTCGCGCTGACCCGCCGGCTCGCGGCCGAGGGGGCCCCGTACGGCATCCGCGTCAACTGCGTCGGTCCCGGTGTGTTCGGCACCGGTGGCTCCCGCGCGGGACTTCCCGTGACGGGCCGCATGCCCACGGGGGGCCGTATGGCGGACAGCCCGCCGCACGGCAGCATGGAACGCCTTCCGCTCAGCCGTGCAGGAGAGGCCCCCGAGGACGTCGCCGCCGCTGCGGTGTTCCTCGCCTCCGGCGAGGCCGCGCACCTCACGGGCGTCTGTCTGACACCGGACGGCGCCTGGTCCGTGCTCCCGCCCGACGCCATGCCCTGA
- a CDS encoding SDR family NAD(P)-dependent oxidoreductase — translation MTAPRTGDLLGKVVVVTGAARGQGAAEAAALAREGAHVVATDARPVDGCRALDVTSEEDWAALAAELRETYGQVHGLVNNAGVTWRARVGDVRPEDMARVHAVNVTGPLLGIQYLTPLMPPGSSIVNVGSSAALTAHYPVAYTTSKWALRGLSKTAALELGPRGIRVNTVHPGYIETEMTASAAPAFRESNVRETPLGRTGSAEEVAPLVVFLLSGRASFITGAEIPVDGGLTAHGGVKSVSDALRPAAADAPLPGAVR, via the coding sequence GTGACCGCCCCGCGTACCGGGGACCTGCTCGGCAAGGTCGTCGTCGTGACCGGCGCGGCCCGCGGCCAGGGCGCCGCAGAGGCGGCCGCCCTCGCCCGCGAGGGCGCGCACGTCGTCGCGACCGACGCCCGGCCGGTGGACGGCTGCCGCGCCCTGGACGTCACCAGCGAGGAGGACTGGGCCGCGCTCGCCGCCGAACTGCGCGAGACGTACGGCCAGGTGCACGGGCTGGTCAACAACGCCGGTGTCACCTGGCGCGCCCGCGTCGGCGACGTACGCCCCGAGGACATGGCACGCGTCCACGCGGTCAACGTCACCGGCCCGCTCCTGGGCATCCAGTACCTCACGCCCCTGATGCCCCCGGGCTCCTCCATCGTGAACGTGGGCTCCTCGGCGGCCCTCACCGCCCACTACCCGGTCGCGTACACGACCAGCAAGTGGGCGCTGCGGGGCCTGTCGAAGACGGCGGCTCTGGAACTGGGGCCGCGCGGCATCCGCGTCAACACGGTCCATCCCGGCTACATCGAGACCGAGATGACCGCCTCGGCCGCTCCGGCCTTCCGGGAGAGCAATGTGAGGGAGACCCCGCTGGGGCGCACCGGTAGCGCGGAGGAGGTCGCTCCGCTGGTGGTCTTCCTGCTGTCCGGCCGGGCGTCGTTCATCACCGGTGCCGAGATCCCCGTCGACGGCGGCCTCACGGCGCACGGGGGCGTCAAGTCCGTGTCCGACGCCCTGCGGCCGGCCGCCGCGGACGCTCCGCTCCCCGGGGCCGTACGGTGA
- a CDS encoding SGNH/GDSL hydrolase family protein, which produces MRLRPSSVFRRRTTPPTPSARPGAPSNRFVRRFTGVSAVRLPLAAVGALALAVTLLPRPAAAHGSGGGWATVWGASQVAGSEIPGNTCPAGSGLADQTVRNVLFVSAGGNSVRVRLANTFGSRPVSVDHVTVALQRSGAAAVSGSLRTLTFDGRHRTTLPAGGDLYSDPVRLKVPALSTLLVSIHVDKATGPLTNHPFTAQGNYLAAGDAAADTAGTGFSGTPCWMLVSGVDVRGSARTAGTVVTFGDSITDTASTTGNANQRYPDHLARRLQDRPGRTLAVVNAGLGGNRLIADREGEPYYGPSGISRVGRDALGQSGVRAVILQEGINDIGFSASAEDIIAGYRTFIEKVRGSGVPVYGGTLLPFRNSFVWTPERQATWDTVNDWIRDSGAFDGVIDFAAATASAGDPLALAPAYDSGDGLHPNDAGTLAMAEAVDLDMLLTRKGGSRTS; this is translated from the coding sequence ATGCGTTTACGTCCTTCCTCCGTCTTCCGCCGCCGGACGACGCCACCAACCCCCTCCGCCCGCCCGGGAGCACCGTCGAACCGGTTCGTCCGCCGGTTCACCGGCGTTTCCGCCGTCCGGCTCCCCCTCGCCGCCGTCGGCGCTCTCGCCCTGGCCGTCACCCTGCTCCCCCGGCCGGCCGCCGCCCACGGTTCCGGCGGCGGCTGGGCCACCGTCTGGGGCGCCAGCCAGGTGGCGGGCAGTGAGATCCCGGGCAACACCTGCCCGGCAGGCTCCGGCCTGGCGGACCAAACGGTCCGCAACGTCCTGTTCGTCAGCGCCGGAGGCAACAGCGTCCGGGTGCGGCTGGCCAACACCTTCGGCTCGCGGCCGGTGAGCGTGGACCATGTCACGGTCGCGCTCCAGCGGTCCGGGGCCGCGGCCGTGTCCGGCTCCCTGCGGACCCTGACCTTCGACGGCCGGCACAGGACCACCCTTCCGGCCGGAGGAGACCTCTACAGCGATCCGGTCCGCCTGAAGGTGCCCGCGCTGTCCACGCTGCTGGTGAGCATCCATGTCGACAAGGCGACAGGCCCGCTGACGAACCATCCGTTCACCGCTCAGGGCAACTACCTGGCGGCCGGGGACGCGGCTGCCGACACCGCCGGGACCGGGTTCTCCGGTACCCCCTGCTGGATGCTGGTCAGCGGTGTGGACGTGCGCGGCAGTGCCCGTACCGCCGGCACGGTCGTGACGTTCGGGGACTCCATCACCGATACCGCCAGCACCACCGGCAACGCCAACCAGCGTTATCCGGACCATCTCGCCCGCCGGCTGCAGGACCGGCCCGGCCGTACGCTCGCCGTGGTCAACGCGGGCTTGGGCGGCAACAGGCTCATCGCCGACCGTGAAGGCGAGCCCTATTACGGCCCTTCGGGAATCTCCCGGGTCGGCCGCGACGCACTCGGACAGAGCGGTGTCAGGGCGGTCATCCTTCAGGAGGGCATCAACGACATCGGCTTCAGCGCGTCCGCCGAAGACATCATCGCCGGGTACCGGACGTTCATCGAGAAGGTCCGCGGCAGCGGTGTCCCGGTCTACGGCGGCACCCTGCTGCCTTTCCGGAACTCGTTCGTCTGGACCCCGGAACGGCAGGCGACCTGGGACACGGTCAACGACTGGATCCGAGACTCCGGCGCCTTCGACGGCGTCATCGACTTCGCCGCGGCGACCGCCTCGGCCGGCGATCCACTGGCACTGGCCCCCGCCTACGACAGCGGGGACGGCCTGCATCCCAATGACGCCGGGACCCTCGCGATGGCCGAGGCCGTCGATCTGGACATGCTGCTCACCCGGAAGGGCGGCTCCCGTACCTCCTGA
- a CDS encoding VOC family protein: protein MSARLLTHLRHVDLAVPDYEKQLDFYGGVWGLTKVAEDSGISFLAAEGSPEQYVVRLRKAEEKRLDLVSYGAASPEDVDTLAERLLAGDVRLISRPGKVDTPGGGYGFRFFDVDGRTIEVLADVEVRQHRRIEEKEAIPVKLSHVVLNSPDLNRTREWYERHLGFALSDTLSSPHMGEVMHFMRISNQHHSMAIAQGPHTSLHHISFEMRGLDEYMRGSGRVIRAGFKKVWGPGRHMAGDNTFTYFLDPHGNTVEYTTELELLDEDTWHPHVYDFSRPEVTDQWGTANPMNELVAKESFNDPDRGVFVAPPV, encoded by the coding sequence ATGAGCGCACGTCTGCTCACCCATCTGCGGCACGTCGACCTGGCCGTGCCGGACTACGAGAAGCAGCTCGACTTCTACGGCGGGGTCTGGGGGCTGACCAAGGTCGCCGAGGACTCCGGTATCTCCTTCCTCGCCGCCGAGGGGTCCCCCGAGCAGTACGTCGTACGTCTGCGGAAGGCGGAGGAGAAGCGCCTCGACCTCGTCTCCTACGGCGCCGCGAGCCCCGAGGACGTGGACACCCTCGCCGAACGGCTCCTCGCGGGAGACGTCCGGCTGATCTCCCGGCCCGGCAAGGTGGACACCCCCGGCGGCGGGTACGGCTTCCGCTTCTTCGACGTGGACGGCCGCACCATCGAGGTCCTGGCCGACGTCGAGGTCCGGCAGCACCGCAGGATCGAGGAGAAGGAGGCCATCCCGGTCAAGCTCTCCCACGTCGTCCTCAACTCCCCCGATCTCAACCGCACCCGCGAGTGGTACGAGCGCCACCTCGGCTTCGCCCTCTCCGACACGCTCAGCTCGCCGCACATGGGCGAGGTCATGCACTTCATGCGGATCAGCAACCAGCACCACTCCATGGCGATCGCACAGGGCCCGCACACCTCCCTGCACCACATCTCCTTCGAGATGCGCGGCCTCGACGAGTACATGCGCGGTTCCGGGCGGGTCATCCGGGCGGGCTTCAAGAAGGTGTGGGGTCCGGGACGGCACATGGCCGGGGACAACACCTTCACCTACTTCCTCGACCCGCACGGCAACACCGTCGAGTACACCACCGAGCTGGAGCTGCTGGACGAGGACACCTGGCACCCCCACGTCTACGACTTCTCCCGGCCCGAGGTCACCGACCAGTGGGGCACCGCCAACCCGATGAACGAACTCGTCGCCAAGGAGTCGTTCAACGACCCCGACCGCGGCGTGTTCGTCGCCCCGCCCGTCTGA
- a CDS encoding pyridoxamine 5'-phosphate oxidase family protein: protein MSHTQRRGRRIMMTDAERDAYLTQQRTCRVATVSADGRPHVGALWFVWDGTSLWLYSLTRSLRWAQLRRDPRIAVVVDDGVEYGELRGVELSGTVSPVGGVPRTGESCPELDRPERLFAAKYFGLDVMPHDARHAWLRLTPEAVASWDFHKLSGLG, encoded by the coding sequence GTGTCCCACACCCAGCGCCGCGGGCGCCGGATCATGATGACCGACGCGGAGCGGGATGCCTATCTCACCCAGCAGCGCACCTGTCGGGTGGCCACGGTGTCGGCCGACGGCAGACCGCACGTCGGAGCGTTGTGGTTCGTCTGGGACGGCACATCCCTCTGGCTCTACTCACTGACCCGGAGCCTGCGTTGGGCGCAGCTCCGGCGCGACCCGCGGATCGCGGTGGTCGTGGACGACGGGGTGGAGTACGGCGAACTGCGCGGCGTGGAGCTGTCGGGCACGGTCTCACCCGTCGGCGGGGTCCCCCGTACGGGCGAGAGCTGTCCGGAGCTGGACCGCCCGGAGAGGCTGTTCGCCGCGAAGTACTTCGGTCTGGACGTCATGCCGCACGATGCCCGGCACGCCTGGCTCCGGCTCACCCCGGAGGCCGTGGCGTCCTGGGACTTCCACAAGCTCTCCGGCCTCGGCTGA
- a CDS encoding amidohydrolase family protein, which yields MTAPAPHPAAAGRRTGAAPTVDVHAHVLLPEIDALVAGLPGHAEARELDARRNGPAALAVNGPMVRERVPRMTDPAVRLAAMDAQGVDVQLVSPSPSHYHYWADEDTAGKVCRLANEATAAHCASAPGRLRGLGLVPLQHPQHMVSALDHALEQGLAGVEISSHAPGRELSDPAYEPFWARAAQTGAVVFLHPFGCTLDERLDRWYLSNTVGQPTENAVALSHLIFSGVLDRHPLKLIAAHGGGYLPTHIGRSDHAWSARSDAGAGCAQLPSSYLKRLYFDSLVHDPHVLRELVRVAGADRVLLGSDYPFDMGADDPVAALRAARLSEDDLDAVRGRNASALLDLTHA from the coding sequence GGACGGGCGCTGCCCCGACCGTCGACGTACACGCCCACGTCCTGCTGCCGGAGATCGACGCGCTGGTGGCCGGTCTGCCCGGCCACGCGGAGGCCAGGGAACTGGACGCCCGGCGCAACGGCCCCGCCGCGCTCGCCGTCAACGGCCCCATGGTCCGCGAACGCGTCCCGAGGATGACCGACCCCGCCGTGCGCCTCGCGGCGATGGACGCGCAGGGCGTGGACGTCCAGCTGGTCAGCCCCTCCCCCTCGCACTACCACTACTGGGCCGACGAGGACACGGCCGGGAAGGTCTGCCGGCTGGCCAACGAGGCGACCGCGGCGCACTGCGCCTCGGCGCCCGGCCGGCTGCGGGGCCTCGGACTGGTACCGCTCCAGCACCCGCAGCACATGGTGAGCGCCCTCGACCACGCCCTGGAACAGGGGCTGGCCGGGGTGGAGATCTCCAGCCACGCGCCGGGCCGGGAGCTCTCCGACCCCGCGTACGAGCCCTTCTGGGCCCGGGCGGCGCAGACCGGCGCGGTCGTCTTCCTGCACCCCTTCGGGTGCACGCTCGACGAGCGTCTGGACCGGTGGTACCTGTCGAACACGGTGGGCCAGCCCACCGAGAACGCGGTCGCGCTCTCCCACCTCATCTTCTCGGGTGTCCTCGACCGCCACCCCCTCAAGCTGATCGCGGCGCACGGCGGCGGTTACCTGCCCACCCACATCGGCCGTTCCGACCACGCCTGGTCGGCCCGTTCCGACGCGGGCGCCGGCTGCGCCCAGCTGCCCAGCAGCTACCTGAAGCGGCTGTACTTCGACTCCCTCGTCCACGACCCGCACGTCCTGCGGGAACTGGTCCGTGTGGCCGGCGCCGACCGTGTGCTCCTCGGCTCCGACTACCCCTTCGACATGGGCGCCGACGACCCCGTCGCCGCCCTGCGCGCGGCCCGGCTGTCCGAGGACGACCTCGACGCCGTGCGTGGCCGGAACGCGTCCGCCCTGCTCGACCTCACCCACGCCTGA